Below is a window of Musa acuminata AAA Group cultivar baxijiao chromosome BXJ3-11, Cavendish_Baxijiao_AAA, whole genome shotgun sequence DNA.
TACTGGATTGTTTTAGATGGATTTATTTGTTTGAATATACTTGCCTATGATGCTTTTTTTTGGGAGATTGGAGTGTTGGATTTGTTTATATTGCTTGAGCGAtcaaatttatgttatttttctgGATGTTTTCCACTCAAGGTGTCTTTTTTGCCTTCATAGCTTTCTGATATTTTGCAAAGGTAGCAACTTGGTTGATATGGTCGGTGTCTTTTGTTTCTCTGCTGCATATAACAGATGGATCTTGTTTTCCTAACCGGGAAACATGTAGGATATTTGTTTGTGGCTTATGCTTTTGTACTCTCAGAAGGCATGAAACATCACAGTGATTGGTTTATGAGATTGTTGTTGTCAGTCATAATTGTCAAGAACTAGGGAAGATTCTGATGAACTATTTTGTCAAACTAGGTTATAACGTTATCTGCTTCTAATTGCTCGTCAcctcgtcttttttttttctttttgcttgctTGACTTGTTTTCCTTGATGCGCTTCAGGCAAGGGGATTGAAGAAGCATCTGAAGAGGCTCAATGCCCCAAAGCACTGGATGCTGGATAAGCTTGGTGGAGCATTCGTAAGTTGAAATCTTTTCTTTTGAGCCATCGTTTGGTTtacgcactttgtttcactttgcaTAGTTTTGGTCATCTGCTAGGCTCCCAAGCCGTCGTCTGGCCCTCATAAAGCCAGGGAATGCTTGCCCTTGATCCTTATTTTAAGGAACAAACTGAAATATGCTCTTACCTACCGTGAAGTCATTGCTATTCTGATGCAACGCCATGTGATGGTGGATGGGAAAGTCAGGACTGACAAGACTTACCCTGCTGGTTTCATGGGTATGCAATTAACCCTTTTCTGATGAGACGTGATATGTTGTTCTTTCTGGTGGAAGGTCTTTTTTTTGCAACAAAACtgttgaaaatgacgataatgttAAAAAATAACAATAATGTTAAGAGTTAAAACTTAAAATTAGCTATCTCTCATTCATGATTTACATCTTTGTTATTTGCTTGATTATTTACCTAACATGGTTTGTAATCTGCAGATGTTGTTTCAATACCTAAGACAAATGAGAACTTTCGACTCCTTTATGACACCAAGGGACGCTTTCGTCTCCACTCAGTTAGGGATGAAGAGGCAAAGGTATGTAGACATTGTGCTTGGTTTCTTTGTGAATATTTGTGGGACTCATGACaataaaattttgatgataatttgaGCATAAAAAATATGTATTTGTAGATTTATCTTGATCAATGTTGTGATTTGTCGTAACATTTCGTAGATGTTAGAATTTCCAAGACCAACATGTTTAGTGAACATCGTAATTCATTCTGTTTCCATACACTAAAATGAGTAGTAAATGGTAGAACTAGTTATGTGCAGTTTTGCGGATTGGTTTGCTGTTAAAAATCTTGAAATCTATCAATGTGTTGAAAGTCCATTTTCACCATTTACAGTTCAAGCTCTGCAAGGTTCGCTCCGTGCAGTTTGGACAGAAGGGCATTCCCTACCTGAACACATATGATGGTCGTACCATTCGCTACCCTGATCCTCTTATTAAGGCCAATGACACCATCAAGCTTGACTTGGAAACCAACAAGATCGTCGACTTCATCAAGTTTGATGTTGGAAATGTTGTGATGGTGACTGGTGGGAGAAACACCGGTCGTGTCGGTGTGATTAAGAACAGGGAGAAGCACAAGGGGAGCTTTGACACCATCCACGTCCAAGATGCCACTGGCCATGAGTTTGCGACTCGCATGGGCAACGTCTTCACAATCGGCAAGGGGACAAAGCCATGGGTGTCTCTTCCAAAGGGCAAGGGAATCAAGCTCAGCATCATTGAGGAGGCACGAAAGCGCTTGGCTGCTGCTGGCGCAACTGCCACTGCTTAGTTCTATGCTCTGCATCCATCTGAATTTTGTTATAGGGCTCTTTGTTTACTGGATTAGAACCTTGCCTCAAATTTTATCACTTGCATGTCagtttctctttggacataagtGGAGGATGAAATAATTGCCATAATCATGGTTATAGGATCCTCTACATTTTGCCACTCTATTCTTTCTGCTAATTAACTTAGACATTGTTATTTGGTTTTATTtgtgttttccttttattttgatGTTGCTTTCTAGGTTTTGGCTTGTGGACAGACTGAGTAGTTGTGTTGGCACAAATAATTGAAAAAATCTTGTGCTTATACATAGCATAGATGAATAAGGCATTAGCACAAAACAAAGTGTCAAATGTCTAATGGTGAAGACAGAATGTAAATATGATGACCAAGTAGGGAATGTTGTGATGACATTCATTGAACGCATATGTTTATGTATTgttattgagaaaaataaataatcactTCTCAATCTTTATTGGCTAAACGGATGAATTCTAGTGGAATATTTCCCTTGCAAAGCACAATGACCCAATAGCTGTAAATCTATCAAAAACAGGTACTGTGGATATCTTGTAAGAGAGCTTAAACTTTCTTAGAAGGAATAACATAGCTAGTTAAGACATTAATAGGGGATTAAGATTGTTTAGAATAATGAGATCTAATAGATATTACATTTTACTCCCAAGTGGCGCATCTCAAATAAGTTGGACGTTAAGACATTACGTCTTACCATAGCTGTGTTGAAAGAGTGCATAGGGTATTATGACACTTACATAATGCATAAGGTGTGATGAGAGAGTGAGTGCATAAGGTATTACGACCTACTCAATGCAGCTTCAGATTCTGGAGGTCTTAACCCACAACTCATCATCTATTGCAATATGGAATCTATCACTCTTCAGTTTAGGATGTGAAGCAATTTGCAGTTGTCTAGCAGTTCAGCAAGTGCAGAAATCTGAAACAGAGACGACAAAGAGTCAACATGACAGCAAATGCAACATGCAACATGCAACATGCAATTCCAGAATTGTGACTTGaaggccaaaaaaaaaaatggtgactTTGTTGATAAATGATTCGACAAATTAAGCACAAAAGCGGAGCTCTACAGATTAAAGAGTCACAATTGCGTCCAAAAGTCATCTCAACTCTTCATGTGGACAGCCTATTACGATTAAATATTTGCACAGCTCATTTTTCGGTTTTTAGTTTTCTCCAAGAGTGAAGCGAACAAACCTCCTCACTTTGATGTTCTCTCCAAGGGCAGCAACTGTCTGCTTCACCAGATCCTTCACCTTAATGCTATCATCTTTGATGAAGGGCTTCAACTGAAGATCCTCTCTCTGCATCTCTATATCCTTCTCCTTCGCGATAATACTATCTGGGATATCCTCCATAGAGACAAAACTGAACCTGCGGGCAGGCCACTACATGCATAGCAAGGTCATCGACCAGTTCCTTGAACTTTTCATTCCGACCCACAAAATCGGTTTCACAGTTGACCTCGACGAGTGCACTAATGCAGAGTCATGGATATAGGATGAAATCCGACCTTCGGCAGTTGGTCTGGATGATTTCTTGTCAGCAGAAGATAGGCCCTTCTTGCCAAGGTATTCACCACTTTCTGCAATTGCTTTTTTGCAGTCCATCATGCCAGCACCTGTTTCCTCCCTAAGTTGCTTCACCAATACAGCTGACACTGCAATTGTTTCAGGCCTGAAACAGGAAGGTTGTTGGTCAGAATCTTCTAAATGCGAGACTCGATCAAAGTGGATTCACAATCAAATAAACAGGCCTATATCTCATATTGATGTTCAAACTGTTACATAAAAGTATACCACACGCATTTTGGAACAGAGAATGTGAGAAAGAGATGGTAGTAATTAAAGGGATAAAAGTTAGAATCATCGACTAACTATGGTAATTCAACTTCAAAATCCATGTTCTTACTTTTTTATCGGTTTGTTCTTTCTTCTTTATTAGGAAGAAATGATGGCCACCAGCATAATTAACTTCCTCGGTAATCAAAACTGGAGCAGCAGTTAAGAAATGAAAGCTTAAAGGGACGACATATTATTTCACAAGAAACTAAAGGCTCTGGATTCTACATTTCACAGTATGCCTTCCTTGTTGGTCAGCTAGTAAATAAAGCCAAATCTTGTGTCATGTGACAAAATCATGACTAGCCCTAGCCACGACATACAAACTATGTAAGGAATAGAAAGACTTACTTCTCAACAGCTTCCTTGGTTTCAGTAGGTTGATCCATTGGGACTGCAGGTGAAGGTTTAGCCGCAGTTTGTGCAGCCACTTCAGCAGCAAAATCCTGGCTTTTCTTCTCCAACCCTTCTCCAAGATTGTACCGGACAAACCTTTTGACCTTGATATGTTCTCCAAGGGTTGCAATTCTCTGCTTAACCAAATCCTTAACTACCAGCTTATCATTCTTTTTATAAGGTTGCTCAAGCAAAGCAAATTCTTCAAGCCTCTTCTTAATTCGGCCCTCTACTATTTTCGATCTTATGTTCGCAGGTTTTGTCAAAAGATCTTCCTTCTGCATTTCAATTTCTCTCTCCTTCACAATTTCTTCGGGGACATCTACAGAAACCAAATAATGGACCTGAGGGCATGCAGCTACTTGCATGGCAAGGTCATCAACCAAAGATTTCACCTCGAGAGACGAAAGCAGTAATTTCCTCATTCTTGCGGAAAGCCAGCTCAAATGGATTTGTTGCTATATGGACCACACCTTTATTAAGTTTCATGTTTAATCCTtcaatatcttc
It encodes the following:
- the LOC103972411 gene encoding small ribosomal subunit protein eS4z, translating into MARGLKKHLKRLNAPKHWMLDKLGGAFAPKPSSGPHKARECLPLILILRNKLKYALTYREVIAILMQRHVMVDGKVRTDKTYPAGFMDVVSIPKTNENFRLLYDTKGRFRLHSVRDEEAKFKLCKVRSVQFGQKGIPYLNTYDGRTIRYPDPLIKANDTIKLDLETNKIVDFIKFDVGNVVMVTGGRNTGRVGVIKNREKHKGSFDTIHVQDATGHEFATRMGNVFTIGKGTKPWVSLPKGKGIKLSIIEEARKRLAAAGATATA